In Vicia villosa cultivar HV-30 ecotype Madison, WI unplaced genomic scaffold, Vvil1.0 ctg.000077F_1_1, whole genome shotgun sequence, a single window of DNA contains:
- the LOC131623747 gene encoding uncharacterized protein LOC131623747 — protein MQEVAINWGVFRELLEECGELGSDRDGAEWLSLRGDDFSVASCYEKYASYRIPFGPVGRHDVAKTLVWKSEVPFKIRAFGWRLLANRLPTKDLLMIRGISLSPEASLCALCKIDPENRDHSFFSCSFVKDIWRDIAMWIGKEGLEEEESHSSFMEWHSFCKSKKVLDRKVDIIWLATSWALWLSRNGVCFREELWSLDNVVWNIKALVWRWSFCGENTHSNFSYYDFVKDPIRFLS, from the exons ATGCAG GAGGTGGCGATTAATTGGGGCGTTTTTCGTGAATTATTGGAAGAATGTGGAGAGTTAGGTTCGGATAGAGATGGGGCGGAATGGCTTTCTTTGAGGGGTGATGATTTCTCGGTGGCCTCATGCTATGAAAAGTATGCTAGCTACCGTATTCCTTTCGGTCCGGTCGGTAGACATGATGTGGCAAAGACTTTGGTTTGGAAGTCGGAAGTTCCTTTCAAGATAAGGGCGTTTGGTTGGAGGCTTCTTGCAAATAGGCTCCCTACGAAAGATCTCCTCATGATTAGAGGTATTTCGTTATCTCCCGAAGCTTCCTTGTGTGCTTTATGTAAGATTGATCCGGAAAATCGGGATCactctttcttttcttgttctTTTGTAAAGGATATTTGGAGGGACATAGCGATGTGGATAGGTAAAGAGGGGTTAGAAGAGGAAGAGAGCCATTCAAGTTTTATGGAATGGCATTCCTTTTGTAAATCTAAGAAAGTTTTAGATAGGAAGGTAGACATTATTTGGTTAGCAACTTCATGGGCTTTATGGTTAAGTAGGAATGGGGTTTGTTTTAGGGAAGAGCTTTGGAGTTTAGACAATGTTGTTTGGAACATCAAAGCTTTGgtgtggaggtggtctttttgtggaGAAAATACTCATTCCAATTTTTCTTATTATGATTTTGTCAAAGATCCGATCCGGTTCTTATCATAA